Genomic segment of uncultured Flavobacterium sp.:
GTTTTTCATTGAGTTGTAAAACTCACTAATTAGTCGTTTACTATCATCATTTTTTTTTACTCCAAAAATTATAACTCTTTTCCTTTTTTGAGGAACAGAATAAAAGGATGTATCAAATAAGGCATTTTCTCTCAAGTTTTCAGTTATTTCATAACCAATATCATTAAAAGATTTTCGTATTCTCTCTATTATAGATATTCCGCCTGGTTTAGCAGATAATATTCCTTCAACATTTTCAAAAACAAACACATTGGGTTTAAATTGATCTACAATTTTTACATAACTTTCAAATAAGTAATTTCGATAATCATCTTGCATTCCTTTGTCATCTCTAACACGACCTGCGATAGAGTATGCTTGACATGGAGGACCTCCTATTATAACATTGACTTTTTGATCTCCAACAATTTTAATAAGACCTTCACTGATGCCAAATTTTGGGTCCATATATCCATTTAATAATTCATCCGTTCTTTGGATATCAAAATGTAGGACATTGTTTTTTAATAAATCATATTTCCACTTTGTTTTAAGACGTTCTTGTAAAGTTAAAACAGTAGGAAATTCCCAGTCAACAGCTGCTAAAGTTTTGTACTTTCCAGTTTGAAGAAATCCATCAGTTAAGCCTCCGCAACCTGAGAATAAATCAATTACATTAAGCTTCATGATTTAAGATTTTAATTAATTGCTCAGCTAAAACACTACCAAGAATTGGAGGAACAGCATTACCAACTTGTCTATTTTGTTCTGTTTTATTTCCTAAAAAAATGAAATCATCAGGAAAAGACTGAAGTCTTGCATTTTCTCTTACTGTTGGAACTCTATTCCATTTGTAATGAAAATGATTACGATGACCTGTGTCAATTGTTTTTGATGGTTTTTTGCTGTGATATCTTGTCCATGCTTCATTGAATTTTCTTGAGTCACCGACTCCTGGAGGAAGATCTTTGTGATTTCCTCCTTCGGGAACTTGAGATATCACGTTAATAACAAGATCTGTGTGTTTTGTTCCTACATGATTGTGTATGATTTTGTTTTTTAATCTCATTTTTTTTTGATAAGCTGATGAAGGCAACTTGTCGTACTCCATTTTTTCATTTCCCAAATCATTTTCTAAATCAGGTAAATCGTGAATTGCATCTTCGCAAGAAACATATTTGTCTTCCGTTAAAATGGGTTCAGGAAATTCAAATTTTCCATATTCATTTTTTAGAGCTACAAAAAAAACTCGTTTTCTTATCTGAGGAACGCCATAATCTGGAGCAAATAAGATTTTTGGATTACACGTGTAACCAAGTTCTTCGCATAGTTTTATAATTTCATTTTTAGCTTTACCATTATACATTTTTAACAACCCAGGTACATTTTCAATTATTATAGCTTTTGGATTTACTTTTTTCGCAAGTTTAAACACTGAATTAAAAAGCGTATTTCTTTCATCATTTTCATTTCTAGTTCCGGTTAGTGAGAATCCTTGACAAGGAGGCCCCGCAATAATCACATCAACTTTGTTATTTTTGACATTATTCACTATTTCGTCAATCGCACTATCTTTATGCAAGTCAAGTAGAAGCGTATTTGAATCAGAGTGATTATGCTTAAATGTTTTTAAAGCAATTTCGGTATTATCAACTCCTAATAATACATGGAACCCTGCTTGTTGAAACCCATAAGAGAAGCCACCACAACCAGAGAATAAGTCGATAGCGGTTAATTTTTTATTATTCATTTTTTAAATTCATTGTTGTTAAAAAAAGCCCCAAAATCAGTATCAAGAGCGTTGATTATTTTTTCTATAATTTCTATGGAGACATTTCTTTTTCCTTTTTCAATGTCAGAGATATACGTTCTGTCCACGTTAGAAATATTAGCTAAATACTCAATTGAGAAGCCTTTTTGTTCTCGAAGTTCTTTGACTTTAAATCCGAATTTTTCTTTAATATTCATAACCGATAAATGTACTTATGTGCGGACAATTGTCCGGTTGACAATTGTCCTCATTCTGTATTAGTTTTCAACTCAATATTAACTATGGTTTTGACTTTTATCCATAAAAAAAACGCCAATCATTTCTGACTGGCGTTAATTAATATTTATAAAACTTCTCATGAAACCTAAAGCCCTAGCCCTGATGGGAACTGCATTCTTTTGTGGTGGGGTTCACCACTAAAGATATAGTGGACAGCAGAAAATAGCTCCTTAAAAAATTAAATTCCAATATTTTAAATCCCAAATCCCAAATTTCAAAAACTCTTCGACTTCGCTCAGAGTGATAAATCTTTGGTGAGTTTCTAGTGTGATTGCTTCGTTCCTCGCAATGACAAGATTGGGTTGAGGTTGTTTATTGTCTTATTGTAATAGAATCACTTTTCTTTATCCTTCTTTCCCCATTTAATTTTCATTTTTCCATCATCGCCGTCGAGTGCAATTAAGTGCAGGACAATTCCGCGGTCGCGAACGGCATCGCGTTCGGCTTTGCTGGCTAGTTTGGCATCGTTTTTAGAGTTTCGGAGCGGAATGGTGAGGGCAAGATTGGTGCCTCGGTTAAAAGAGTAAATTCCGTTGACGTCGAAGTTAAGGACGCTGGAGCTAATGGTTAAATTATTGATGTCAATTTGTTCGCCGCGCATGTTGAGGTTGCCAGACAAATCACTAAAAGTAATGTTCTTGACATCACGAAAAGGAAACGCAAATTTTCCAACTTTCATTATAGGTTCAAAGTTGAGCAAAGCGCCCTGATTGACATTAAAATCGAGTTTTCCGTGCATAGAATTCGTAATCAATTCGCCATTGCTATTTATTAAACCTGTAACATTTGCTTTGCTAGTGAGTTTTCCTTTGATATTATTTGGAGAAAAAGACTGGATTCCGAAATTGTTAAACGATCTTAAAAAACTCGCAATATCTACTTGATTTACCTGCGCATTCGAGCTAAAATTGAAGTTTTTGCCATTTGGCACAACAATGGTGCTAAAAGTAATGCTCCCGCCAGAAGTTTGCAGGGAACCGTTTTTGATAATAAGCTTGGAATCGATCATCTGGATTTCGGCTTTGGTATTGGTTGCGGTTAGTTTATTGTAGTTGATTTTGTCGGCTTTGAAGTTGATATCAACAACACATTTTTCGATGGCATTGCGCAATTGATGCGACATTGTGGCTTTTTTGGGTGCTTCTTTCTTTTTCTGAGAATTACTCAAAACGCCCAGAAATTGTTTCAGATCGATATTCGGACTATAAATATCCCAGTTTACGACCATTTTCTCTGGTGCATTGTAATATAAATTGAGGAAATTATCGATTTTTCCTTCGATAGAAAAGATATTTTTATTGTGTTTGTAGGTGATTTTTTTAATCAACAAAGCGTTTTCGGTAAAGTTGAGTTGAACGTTTATTTTTTCGGCGTGAATGTTTTTCGGAATAAAATGAAAAGATACATTTTGAACATTTACATTGCCTATAAATCGAGGTTTGTTAATAAACAAATCGACAATGTCAAATTGAAATTTCAGGTTGGCCGTGGCGTGACCTTCAGAAAACTGAATCCATTTATCGTTACTTGCCTCATTTAGTTTTGAAATATCAAAATCTGAACTTACGTAACCGGTTGCTAATGGTTTTTCGAGATTATTAATAGACAATTGCGGGATTTTGAGCGGTATATTTTGATAATTACTCGTAAAATGGGTTAAAATAATAGCCGAATTAGCATCATTAAAACCTTCTTTTGGCTTGAAATTATTGGTAAAAATGCCTTTAAAACTACAATCGGTCAGTAATCCGTCCGGAATGCTGAGTTCGTTATTTTTAATGATGGCCTGAACCACAATTCTGGGATCGCCTTTGGCATTAAAATCGCCTTTGATGTCGCAGTTCACATCAATTTCTTTTTTCAAATTAAATCGGTTAAGCTTAGAACTGATATTTGCCGATAATAAATTGGATGCATTTTGCCATAAAATAGTGGTTCCAATATTGATTCCGAAAAGCGCATTTCCTTTGGCTAAATTAAAATAGGCAGCGATGTCAAAAGAATCAGTACCAATTTTGAGGCCTTTGGTTACAACATCAATTTTTTGTTTTACTGAGGAATATGAAACGGAAAAAGTTCCTTTAAGTTCTTTTTGTTTAGCAAAACTTCCGTGTATGGTATTAAAAGCCAAACTGGTTATTTGCGTGTCGAGAAAAACATCTGTCTGCCAATTATCACCGTCATAATCTACTTTTGCGGTTAAGCTGGCAACATCAAAATCAAATAATTTATGCCCTAAACGATTGTCCAGGATAAAGTGAACACCGCTGAGCTCGATTTGGTCAATTGTAGTTTCGGTTTCAGATTTATTTTTAGGATTTTTTTTCTTTTTAGGTTTAAAGATGTTTGCGTTCGAATAGCCATTTTCGGCTTTATAAACATAAATATTGGCTTCGTTAATGAGGATTTTATGAATGTTGATTTCATGTTGCAATAAACTCCAAACATTCAGTCGAACTTCGATTTCTTTTGCGTTTAATAAAGTATGTTTGTGTGTTTGCCATTGATTGTCTTTGATTTCAACATCTTTTAAGGCCAATGTAAAGTTGGGAAAACCAGTTAGAAACTTATAGTGGAAATCGCCAATATGGAATTTTCCGTTAATGTTTTCGTTGATTTTGGTGTTGACTTTGGCTATAATTTCGGTTTTATTTTGTTTGAAATAAATTGATAATCCGCCGCAGGCAAGAAGCAGTAAAACAATAAGACCCAGAATAAAAAAGCCAAAACGTTTGGCATATTTTTTAAAACGAACCGATTGTAAAAAGTTTTTTATTTGTTGTAAGATTGCTTTCATCTGAACGAATTTTCTGAATCATTAAAGAT
This window contains:
- a CDS encoding DNA cytosine methyltransferase codes for the protein MKLNVIDLFSGCGGLTDGFLQTGKYKTLAAVDWEFPTVLTLQERLKTKWKYDLLKNNVLHFDIQRTDELLNGYMDPKFGISEGLIKIVGDQKVNVIIGGPPCQAYSIAGRVRDDKGMQDDYRNYLFESYVKIVDQFKPNVFVFENVEGILSAKPGGISIIERIRKSFNDIGYEITENLRENALFDTSFYSVPQKRKRVIIFGVKKNDDSKRLISEFYNSMKNKKQGNPSNAEEALKNLPKIFPFDQDNKTSHKLKLNGVALPPNHEPRFHSKRDIEIFKILTSDIEMGLNKYTNTKALIELYKEKTGKESKFHKYNVIRSDKPSNTIPAHLYKDGLRHIHPDSKQARSITVREAGRIQTFDDDFEFFGSKGDQYKMIGNAVPPNFAKIIASVVYDLLT
- a CDS encoding DNA cytosine methyltransferase translates to MNNKKLTAIDLFSGCGGFSYGFQQAGFHVLLGVDNTEIALKTFKHNHSDSNTLLLDLHKDSAIDEIVNNVKNNKVDVIIAGPPCQGFSLTGTRNENDERNTLFNSVFKLAKKVNPKAIIIENVPGLLKMYNGKAKNEIIKLCEELGYTCNPKILFAPDYGVPQIRKRVFFVALKNEYGKFEFPEPILTEDKYVSCEDAIHDLPDLENDLGNEKMEYDKLPSSAYQKKMRLKNKIIHNHVGTKHTDLVINVISQVPEGGNHKDLPPGVGDSRKFNEAWTRYHSKKPSKTIDTGHRNHFHYKWNRVPTVRENARLQSFPDDFIFLGNKTEQNRQVGNAVPPILGSVLAEQLIKILNHEA
- a CDS encoding helix-turn-helix transcriptional regulator, which translates into the protein MNIKEKFGFKVKELREQKGFSIEYLANISNVDRTYISDIEKGKRNVSIEIIEKIINALDTDFGAFFNNNEFKK
- a CDS encoding AsmA-like C-terminal region-containing protein, which codes for MKAILQQIKNFLQSVRFKKYAKRFGFFILGLIVLLLLACGGLSIYFKQNKTEIIAKVNTKINENINGKFHIGDFHYKFLTGFPNFTLALKDVEIKDNQWQTHKHTLLNAKEIEVRLNVWSLLQHEINIHKILINEANIYVYKAENGYSNANIFKPKKKKNPKNKSETETTIDQIELSGVHFILDNRLGHKLFDFDVASLTAKVDYDGDNWQTDVFLDTQITSLAFNTIHGSFAKQKELKGTFSVSYSSVKQKIDVVTKGLKIGTDSFDIAAYFNLAKGNALFGINIGTTILWQNASNLLSANISSKLNRFNLKKEIDVNCDIKGDFNAKGDPRIVVQAIIKNNELSIPDGLLTDCSFKGIFTNNFKPKEGFNDANSAIILTHFTSNYQNIPLKIPQLSINNLEKPLATGYVSSDFDISKLNEASNDKWIQFSEGHATANLKFQFDIVDLFINKPRFIGNVNVQNVSFHFIPKNIHAEKINVQLNFTENALLIKKITYKHNKNIFSIEGKIDNFLNLYYNAPEKMVVNWDIYSPNIDLKQFLGVLSNSQKKKEAPKKATMSHQLRNAIEKCVVDINFKADKINYNKLTATNTKAEIQMIDSKLIIKNGSLQTSGGSITFSTIVVPNGKNFNFSSNAQVNQVDIASFLRSFNNFGIQSFSPNNIKGKLTSKANVTGLINSNGELITNSMHGKLDFNVNQGALLNFEPIMKVGKFAFPFRDVKNITFSDLSGNLNMRGEQIDINNLTISSSVLNFDVNGIYSFNRGTNLALTIPLRNSKNDAKLASKAERDAVRDRGIVLHLIALDGDDGKMKIKWGKKDKEK